The following proteins are encoded in a genomic region of Glycine max cultivar Williams 82 chromosome 18, Glycine_max_v4.0, whole genome shotgun sequence:
- the LOC100777400 gene encoding uncharacterized protein produces MEYMNQRPKYDCLLFDLDDTLYPLSTGLAKACGQNIKDYMVEKLGIDKSKIDDLSNLLYKNYGTTMAGLRAIGYDFEYDEYHSYVHGRLPYENLKPDPVLRNLLLSLPYRKLIFTNSDKVHAVKALSKLGLEDCFEGIICFETLNPIHKSSVSDDEDDIEFVGGSGTTIPAPKKDVNSFQIFDLISHFAKPNPNTVLPKTPIICKPSENAIELALKIANLNPQRTLFFEDSVRNIQAGKRVGLHTVLVGKSQRIKGADYALESIHNLREAVPELWEGDIKSEVAYPGKHSVETSVTA; encoded by the exons ATGGAGTACATGAACCAGAGACCAAAATATGATTGCCTTCTTTTTG ATTTAGATGATACTTTGTATCCACTAAGCACTGGTCTTGCAAAAGCATGTGGCCAAAATATTAAAG ACTATATGGTGGAAAAGCTTGGCATAGACAAAAGCAAAATTGATGACTTGTCCAACCTCCTCTACAAGAACTATGGAACAACTATGGCTGGTTTAAGG GCAATTGGATATGACTTTGAATATGATGAATATCACAG TTATGTTCATGGGAGATTACCTTATGAGAATTTGAAACCAGACCCAGTTCTGAGGAACCTTTTGCTGAGCCTGCCCTATAGGAAACTG ATTTTCACAAACTCAGACAAAGTCCATGCTGTTAAGGCACTAAGCAAGCTTGGATTAGAAGACTGCTTTGAAGGAATCATATGCTTTGAGACCCTTAATCCCATCCACAAAAGTTCTGTCTCTGATGATGAAGACGACATTGAGTTTGTGGGGGGTTCAGGCACAACAATTCCAGCACCAAAAAAAGATGTTAATAGCTTTCAAATCTTTGACCTCATTAGCCATTTTGCTAAGCCCAATCCCAACACAGTTTTGCCAAAGACACCAATTATTTGCAAACCATCAGAAAATGCCATTGAGTTGGCTCTCAAGATAGCCAACCTTAATCCACAGAGAACT TTGTTCTTTGAGGATAGTGTCCGCAACATACAAGCTGGAAAACGTGTGGGTCTTCACACTGTGCTG GTTGGAAAATCTCAGAGAATTAAAGGAGCAGATTATGCATTAGAAAGCATCCACAACCTTAGGGAGGCAGTACCAGAACTATGGGAGGGTGACATAAAATCAGAAGTTGCTTATCCTGGCAAGCATTCTGTGGAGACATCTGTGACTGCTTAG